Within the Mastacembelus armatus chromosome 10, fMasArm1.2, whole genome shotgun sequence genome, the region ACTTCCCTCCTCACTGCTTTAATGTGACTTTATTGTCATGTCAGTGCTGGTGAAGGACTGGTTTGTttagtctttgtttttcatctaGGATCCATCTTGGGTTGTTATtgattcattattattattcatctgTTGGTCATGTGATGCCATAATAATGCTGTATCTGAGTGATgctcagtgctgtgtttatgAAGCAGCATATCTGCTTTCAGTGATTTCTATATATTGTGTTCAACATTAGAGAGTCGTGGAGTAGATCTGCACTTTTCCCAGCTGTGTGGTGAAACTTTACATCATTAGATCAGCAAGATAAAACAAagcaatgtggaaaaaaatcagCCAAATCCATCACACTGACACAGTGAGGAAGAATCTGCTCATCCCTGTGCTGTTGTTTCAGATGTGGAGGGAGTGTCAGACCAGGCTGTGGGTGTTTCTGAACACACTGGACTTTAGTTTTGATTTGAGCTCTTTATGTTGAGAGTCACCGTGTTGGCCGTGGCTCCTTCTGAGTCTCTGTAACTGGAGACTTACAGTAAAAGCAGCATGAGACTTTTTCTGCAGTGGGACACTGGTATGAACCACAAGGGGGAGACAAATCCCATTGAAACTGCTGGCAAAGTTcctaaacagtaaaacacacacatgatgtAGATAGTAACCTtgactgtatatacagtatgagcTTGTTTGCCTTATTCATTCTCTGGGCTTAAATCTATTTCATTATTGaatcatctctgtgtttttttattcttgacCAATCATTTCTTCTGAGAGCAGGATCTCACCAGTTTAGacttttagtgtttttacacaacatgttttcttcttctgtttttcttcattgaGACATTTTAACTCTTCTCCTTCACAAAGTCAAGTCTCCAGTCTGAGTCTGAActgatgtttgttcattcacaCTCTGCTCATAAACTATTTTAGGGCCAAAAGTTTTTAATTTAACGTTTGCACTGAATAAAACCAGCTTGGTATTTTTAGCTTGTGTTCAtatcattttgaatatttattgtcgattcatttctctgtttaaaGCCGTATTATCTACAGGGATGctcatttgtatatttgtgcCAATTCTCAAAGCTCCATGTAAAAAGGATACACAGTCCAGTATGTGTGCTGGGACAGCAGAATCTAACAAGGTCATGTATCAGTAATAAAACTACTAATAAAGGTAATGAATCAGCACTAACTGTGCAGACTCACTGTCTCtatcttgtctttttctgtttacacCATCCAGCCTTTATGTCCACACAGCTAAAGAGCACCAGAGCTTTAACATCAGACTGATACACTTCACAAAGTACACAGAGCCTTATTTCAGTTTAGtccaattcaatttatttgtaaagagccaatttataataaaaatatcttagaaacccaacaaatcccttatgagcaagcacgtggcgacagtggagaggaaaaaactccctttaacggaagaaacaacctccagcagaaccggactcagtttgggcggccatctgcctcgaccggttgggctGAGTGGAAGTGGGTTTAGCTTTCGATGAGGGTTTTGGAtaaatcacaaattttaaatAACAGTTTTCCCCTAATTTAGACATAATATCTGTGTACACATGGGTGGATGCACGAGAGTTGTAATCtgctgttattttctgttttatacgTTTCAAAGCTGAATTTTTAACAAGTTGAGACCATTTATCCAGTAACTTTTTATTGATTTCCTTTTCCAATTTGAAGGAATCAATAACTTCTTGTCCCTGTCTTAAATGTTCTTCTGCTGTTCTGGGGTTCGGTTTTTGTCCCAGTTTCAGAAGTTTATCATTGGCCCTTTTAATATTATCATCTATGTTTTCATTTTCGCTATTGTCAGATCCATAAATTTTCGCAGCATCTTTAGAGAGTAACTTAAAGACGCATGTCTGAAAATATGAGTGAAACACACTACTGGGCTCTGAGACGTGATCATAAGTTAGATCTTTAAAACAATGTGGGCCACAGCCCCAGAACTCTGTAAAAGCTACATCGGTGGAAATTCCGAATTTTCTGTGCCAATCGTGGGTTTGTTCCAAAAGTTTCTTCGTACAGCAAACGTTACCGTCGCTTCTCCACAAACATGGACTCTTGAACGTATAAATCAAAATTCTTATCACATTGATTCCCATGTGTAATAAGAATTGATTGATTTGTCCAATTAAAATTTCCTCACTGTGCTTTGCACCGTCGGTTTTATTCTCTCCATGGTCCGGATAAAGTTTTGGAAAAATCCAATATTCACCATTCGCCATTATAAGAACAGCAAATCCATATTGACGTAGCTCCCAGTATTTCTTTAGGCAATATAACAGTACAGGCTGCCACTTGTCTCTAAACGGTGAATCGACTCTTATCATGTGTTCGTTGTCTGAAGATTGTTCTGTGGTATACGTAAACAAACACGTTTTATCTGCGATAGTATTCTTCGCTCTCATTTCCTGGAGAATCGCGGGTTCGTGGTCGACGACACGATGACAACACGGTTCGTCTGTTGTAGCGTcgatgtttttatgttttgtcgCACAGAACCGAGGCAAAGGACGACGCGACGACTGTTGGTCATTTTCGCTGAATACAGAAGAAAATTGAAATCTATTTAAAATCGTATTTCTAACATGGTACTGAGAAAGATTTCTACTGGTCTGTCTCCCTGTTGACTGAACATCAAATACATGTGAATGTGTTGGACTGATTCTCTGTGTTCATACTTACAACACCTCGTTTCCTTCACTGTCAAGGGTCACAGGTGGACTTAAGGTTAAGGGACAGTTGTCGGGATGTTCATGAACTTTGTTCACTTCAACATGACGAATCACATCAAATTTGTTCTGGTGATGTTTGTTTCCAGATGTTAAATCACAGCTGGATGGGAATGAGCTGTAAAATATTAGGATGCAGTGCCATGTTTGAGGACAGGACAACTGGATAAACTGACTCTTCTgataacaaataaaaccaaatacaGTTAATATCAAACAGACTTAAACCATGACAGTTTTAACTCAAATAGAAATGATGATATTATATAACATTGAGGCTACTTCAATGACTGAAGTGATGACATGGGCGGCTGCTCGGTGCTTCTGGCCGTCGATGCTTCTTCTGTCTGACGCATTTCTGGATCTTGTTGTCTGCCTCTGTCCAgcttaatgaaagaaaaagtctattacaaagtgttttacattcatttatattatgATTTCGgtacaattacatttttaaatacacaaatttagtatctgttttatttagtgtttgtttggGAGGTCTTTGCGTTCtgatgcaaaataaacaaagaaacaagcaattaactaaataaataaaacaaacaaataagtaGGAACCTTTAGGAAACGTTCCTGAAAGGTTTCCTGTTTGCTGGGGAGACTAGGGGATGGACACTAGTTGGATTAAAcagttaataataatgatgatgacaatgataCACACTGTTTACAGACATATAAATACACAGCTCTCTACAGTCTCTCTACTGTACAGACATGGAGTTTTCTGAAAACTGATTAAAAGTCACTGATCTGGTCAGTGAAGTTACTGTAGCTTCACTGcagcagattttgttttgtacttCTCATGAGCCGACTTTCAGTTTGGtttcatgtaaaacaaaatatgataaAGACATTGAGTTCTTACCATTTTCTTGCAGTAGAAGAACTTGCATCAAGTAAGGCAGAAGATAAGAAATGTTTGCTTACTACATTTTTTCAAACGATACAGATAATGATATAGTTATTAttgaaaataattagaaaaacatctgtaattgttattaataataattgtaGTATGAGAACTGCCCtggcaaaaatgtaaataagctACAGCTTACAGGATGGCAAGTTGGATCAATCTGACTGAGAAAATCTACAGGCTGTATCAGTCCTTTGTAACAACTCAGCAGCTGCATTCACATAACACTAATATATTCACCTTATATACATGTTGTGTAAGATTGTTTACATGTGACTAGGGTGAGTCAAAACTCTAATCCACATGACTACCTGTTTTCCCTGCTGAGAGACAGAACAGTGTCATGTAAATACATCAAAAGGTCTTTGTTGAATTTACCCAGGTGGCACCCAGGGTGTCTGTGATGGAACAAAGGTAAACTAAATGTTTTATCTAGAAAATCATTTCTCTCACACAGCcctcattttatttatcattttatgttaaataaaatttgactaAAAAGAGAACTAAATGATTCATCAGGGCTGAGAAAAATTAGGGATGTTTCACCAGAaatgttaattcacaaagaTTTGTTAAAAACTGTCAGTCATTATGTCCCAGAAATCAGTCTCAAAAGCTAGAAACTGATGTTGTCATTCTGAGGATCAGGGAACATATTGTCTCGTCTTTTCAGTTACTGTTGCAGTGATCTCCATTGGGACATTTCCATAAACCTGATTATGATGTTTAAGTGTATTTATTTCCTGGAGTAGGAGAGGTAGATGTTATGAGGAGTTCTCCCTCAGGAGTCCAGACCATGGTTACTACTGTATCTGCAGAGGGCCCCGACTTGAAGAAGTACACTTCGGTTCAGAATCATTCCGGTTTTCATTATGGGAGTCTTTGACATAGCATATACAGATAATATATTGATAACGATGTTATTTAAATGCAAAAGTAGGATAATGTTTCTAAACACAGCAGCAATTATATTACAACACAATGTGAGATACATAATCTATGTACCTGATTTCGTCCCGTCTCTGTTGCACTCTCCTCGTCTGCCATTTTGCCGCCTCCAAGTCAAACAGTCCAAACGCATGCGCAGTTTGTGAAATCGATGTATCTTCTGTTCGATACATAATGCCTGCGAATCCGTGACGTATATTTGACAATAAAGttatattctattttttttgtttgcttttagtTTGCTGTCGTATTCTCACATAAGAACACgcactacatattttatgtatgatttGACTCATACGAGAgtttacaaaaccacattttctgtacgttttattcatttatgcacaACCTTAGGCCAATATGTACGAATGTTTATTAGTACACGCACGTCTTTTTTGACAGCAACCTTACCCCATATCATTTCAAAGGTGTGTTTTAAAGGTGCACGTGATATTACCATGTCAAAGACTCccataaagaaaacaagaatGATTCTGAACCAAAGACAATTAGGAGTCTAAATATTGTAAATTTCTAAATGTAATAACAtgttaaagttttaaaaaaagatttctaCAGGAAGCAGCAATCAGTTTGCACTTTACAATATTTGTCCATGAAAGTTCTTCTGGCTTTGTTTCAGAATGATTCTATAATAATCTGATGATTTAcactctttttattttaattcttcaGTAGAAACCAGTTTCAACCGAACAATCAGCATGAACACATAATGAAATT harbors:
- the LOC113144023 gene encoding uncharacterized protein LOC113144023 isoform X1, with protein sequence MRAKNTIADKTCLFTYTTEQSSDNEHMIRVDSPFRDKWQPVLLYCLKKYWELRQYGFAVLIMANGEYWIFPKLYPDHGENKTDGAKHSEEILIGQINQFLLHMGINVIRILIYTFKSPCLWRSDGNVCCTKKLLEQTHDWHRKFGISTDVAFTEFWGCGPHCFKDLTYDHVSEPSSVFHSYFQTCVFKLLSKDAAKIYGSDNSENENIDDNIKRANDKLLKLGQKPNPRTAEEHLRQGQEVIDSFKLEKEINKKLLDKWSQLVKNSALKRIKQKITADYNSRASTHVYTDIMSKLGENCYLKFVIYPKPSSKAKPTSTQPNRSRQMAAQTESGSAGGCFFR
- the LOC113144023 gene encoding uncharacterized protein LOC113144023 isoform X2, whose translation is MADEESATETGRNQFFYCKKMLDRGRQQDPEMRQTEEASTARSTEQPPMSSLQSLNSFPSSCDLTSGNKHHQNKFDVIRHVEVNKVHEHPDNCPLTLSPPVTLDSEGNEVL